The Lactobacillus sp. CBA3605 genome contains a region encoding:
- a CDS encoding PTS glucitol/sorbitol transporter subunit IIA, giving the protein MLNNKQELVFETQVIEVGQEAQDFSAINMLILFGQEAPDALRSSCYIINVQPVKAAITTGMQLKINDTSYQITAVGDEVQRNLTNLGHIAISFTGKTTAELPGTLYVEQGDYPVIEAGAAIAIGTLR; this is encoded by the coding sequence ATGTTAAATAATAAGCAAGAATTAGTTTTTGAAACGCAAGTCATTGAAGTCGGTCAAGAAGCTCAAGATTTTAGTGCGATTAATATGTTGATCCTATTCGGTCAAGAAGCGCCGGATGCCTTACGATCATCTTGCTATATCATTAATGTTCAGCCAGTTAAGGCGGCAATTACGACTGGGATGCAGTTGAAAATTAATGATACCAGTTATCAAATTACTGCCGTTGGCGATGAAGTGCAACGAAATCTCACGAATCTAGGGCACATTGCCATTAGTTTTACTGGGAAAACGACGGCGGAATTGCCAGGAACGCTATACGTTGAACAAGGCGATTATCCTGTAATTGAAGCTGGCGCAGCGATCGCCATTGGCACTTTAAGATAA
- a CDS encoding PTS glucitol/sorbitol transporter subunit IIB: MAWKSIRIVKGTGGFGGPLIITPTEQKHKFIYVTGGNRPAIVDKIARLSGMEAVDGFKTSIPDEETALAVIDCGGTLRCGIYPKKGILTVNVLPTGKSGPLAQFITPELYVSNVDVDQVSANDHDGQASETMGTEAAQPTPQYDQTKSLTQQPSNQPGLIAKVGVAAGRVVATFNQAAKDAVQTVINTIIPFMAFVSLLIGIINGSGLGKAFAKLMSPLAGNIWGLMILGFICSLPFLSPLLGPGGVIGQVIGTLIGVEIGKGNISPQFALPALFAINTQNGCDFIPVGLGLEEADAATVEVGVPSVLYSRFINGVPRVFVAWIASFGLYAGK; this comes from the coding sequence ATGGCATGGAAAAGTATTCGGATTGTAAAAGGCACCGGTGGTTTTGGTGGTCCATTAATCATTACCCCCACGGAACAAAAACATAAATTTATTTATGTAACCGGTGGTAATCGTCCGGCAATTGTTGATAAAATTGCTAGGTTAAGTGGGATGGAAGCAGTCGATGGCTTTAAGACCTCAATCCCGGATGAAGAAACTGCCCTAGCTGTGATTGATTGTGGCGGGACCTTACGATGTGGTATTTACCCTAAAAAAGGGATTTTAACGGTTAATGTTTTACCAACTGGAAAAAGTGGCCCGTTAGCCCAGTTTATTACGCCAGAATTATATGTATCCAATGTCGATGTTGACCAAGTATCAGCTAATGACCACGATGGGCAAGCCTCTGAGACGATGGGCACTGAGGCAGCTCAGCCAACGCCTCAGTATGATCAAACTAAATCTTTGACTCAGCAACCTAGTAATCAGCCTGGTCTGATTGCTAAAGTTGGGGTGGCAGCTGGTCGGGTCGTGGCAACTTTTAATCAAGCTGCTAAAGATGCCGTTCAAACGGTGATTAATACGATTATTCCATTTATGGCGTTTGTCTCTTTATTAATTGGCATTATTAATGGTTCAGGACTAGGTAAAGCGTTTGCTAAGTTAATGTCACCGTTAGCTGGTAATATTTGGGGACTCATGATTCTTGGCTTTATCTGTTCGTTGCCATTTCTATCACCATTACTAGGACCTGGTGGGGTCATCGGTCAAGTTATTGGTACGCTGATTGGGGTTGAAATTGGTAAAGGTAATATTTCACCACAATTTGCATTGCCAGCGTTATTTGCCATCAACACTCAAAATGGGTGTGATTTTATTCCAGTTGGTTTAGGACTAGAAGAAGCGGACGCCGCAACAGTTGAAGTTGGTGTGCCATCAGTATTATATTCACGTTTTATTAATGGTGTGCCGCGGGTATTCGTAGCTTGGATTGCAAGTTTTGGATTGTACGCTGGTAAATAA
- a CDS encoding DUF4044 domain-containing protein, with amino-acid sequence MKKKSTFQKITMVIVWVMIISMIGSLILTALSGLGLLSFG; translated from the coding sequence ATGAAGAAAAAATCAACGTTCCAGAAAATTACAATGGTCATTGTTTGGGTCATGATTATCTCAATGATTGGTTCACTGATTTTAACCGCCTTATCCGGGCTAGGGTTATTATCCTTTGGTTAA
- the ftsL gene encoding cell division protein FtsL translates to MAQNGLARELPRKAPNTSTTPVHKTVVTPNPAIETQRIPFSGFEKALCVSFSLVVFALAIALVSINITIGNTESQLQTVQNKITKVEASNTSATQQISELSSRTRLNKIAKEFGLSLNNGSIRNVYK, encoded by the coding sequence ATGGCCCAAAATGGATTGGCGCGGGAGTTGCCCCGCAAAGCCCCGAATACGTCGACGACCCCAGTACATAAAACTGTCGTAACCCCAAATCCAGCTATTGAAACGCAACGCATCCCATTTTCAGGATTTGAAAAGGCGCTGTGTGTTAGTTTTAGTTTGGTTGTCTTTGCCCTTGCAATCGCTTTAGTTTCGATTAATATTACAATTGGCAATACTGAAAGCCAGTTGCAGACAGTTCAAAACAAAATCACAAAGGTTGAGGCTAGCAACACTTCAGCAACGCAACAAATTAGCGAGCTTTCCAGCCGGACGCGCTTAAATAAAATTGCGAAAGAGTTTGGGCTATCGTTGAATAATGGTAGCATAAGGAATGTTTACAAATGA
- the mraZ gene encoding division/cell wall cluster transcriptional repressor MraZ codes for MFFGEFEHALDAKGRLIIPAKFRDLLGTTFVITRGMDGCIFGYPAARWATLQAQLDDLPLTKKDARAFVRFFYAAAAECELDKQGRVMIPSSLRQYAKLEKQCVIVGVSDRFEIWSAAKWQAFETETAANFDDLAENLIDF; via the coding sequence ATGTTTTTTGGTGAGTTTGAACATGCCTTAGATGCTAAGGGTCGTTTAATCATCCCAGCTAAGTTTCGAGACCTGTTAGGAACAACTTTCGTGATTACTCGCGGGATGGATGGTTGTATTTTTGGCTATCCGGCCGCACGGTGGGCGACGTTACAAGCTCAATTAGATGATTTACCGTTAACTAAGAAAGACGCCCGTGCCTTCGTCCGGTTTTTTTATGCCGCAGCGGCCGAGTGTGAACTAGACAAACAAGGGCGCGTGATGATTCCGTCGTCATTGCGTCAATATGCGAAATTAGAAAAACAATGTGTCATTGTTGGGGTTTCTGATCGGTTTGAAATTTGGAGTGCCGCTAAATGGCAAGCTTTTGAAACTGAGACGGCAGCTAACTTTGATGATTTAGCTGAAAATTTGATTGATTTTTAA
- a CDS encoding DUF3397 domain-containing protein, with protein MHDLFTTWLGQLSFIVVFSIILMGLKRLLGRHWPTGLLIIDFWCPFLIIFTHFLTLQTMADSIVPYEVISLMILGIGLTILEVIQRGEILYGRFLKLYWRASDLVVILVYGLALIFHFIA; from the coding sequence ATGCACGACCTATTTACAACTTGGCTAGGACAATTAAGTTTTATTGTGGTATTTTCGATTATTTTAATGGGCTTAAAACGGCTGTTAGGCCGTCACTGGCCAACCGGGTTATTAATTATTGATTTCTGGTGTCCATTTTTAATTATCTTTACTCACTTCCTAACCCTGCAGACCATGGCCGATTCAATCGTACCCTATGAAGTGATTTCGTTAATGATTTTGGGCATTGGGTTGACCATTCTGGAGGTCATTCAACGCGGAGAAATCCTTTACGGACGCTTTTTAAAGCTCTATTGGCGTGCCAGTGATTTAGTAGTTATCTTAGTTTATGGTTTAGCGTTAATTTTCCATTTTATTGCGTAA
- a CDS encoding PTS glucitol/sorbitol transporter subunit IIC → MKIITDFASGFMGLFQSGGKTFIGWMSSIVPVVLLLLVLMNTIIAFLGEKRMTRLAQASSRNVLTRYMILPFLSAFMLGNPMAFSLGRFLPEYYKPSYYAAQAQFCHTSNGVFPHINPGELFIWMGIAQGVQKLGLDTMDLAMRYLLVGLVMNFIGGWVTDFTTAYVCRTSGVKLSKTVDLTARQTTV, encoded by the coding sequence ATGAAAATTATTACTGATTTTGCGTCTGGGTTTATGGGCTTGTTTCAAAGCGGTGGGAAAACTTTTATTGGTTGGATGTCATCAATTGTACCGGTCGTGTTACTGTTACTCGTGTTAATGAATACAATCATTGCATTCTTAGGTGAAAAACGGATGACGCGGTTAGCACAGGCCTCCTCACGTAATGTGTTAACACGCTATATGATTTTACCGTTTCTTTCGGCCTTTATGTTAGGTAATCCAATGGCATTCTCACTAGGACGATTCTTACCAGAATACTATAAACCGAGTTATTATGCGGCTCAAGCTCAATTCTGTCACACCAGTAATGGGGTCTTTCCACATATCAATCCAGGGGAGCTCTTTATTTGGATGGGAATAGCCCAAGGGGTTCAAAAACTAGGGTTAGATACGATGGATTTAGCGATGCGCTATTTATTGGTTGGTTTAGTGATGAACTTTATTGGCGGTTGGGTAACTGATTTTACGACTGCGTACGTTTGTCGAACATCTGGTGTTAAATTATCAAAGACCGTTGATCTGACGGCAAGGCAGACAACAGTCTAA
- a CDS encoding magnesium transporter CorA family protein — protein sequence MLQYFSTHSAGLVMTPKQTAQTDWINIERPTASEIDTLVQKFNFPRDYLTAVLDDAEVSRTEQLNQATPDQPALIVMQFPKLTTSDLGYLEYQVFPFALILTPTVILTISDYPASFIQDFVLAPAASRLSLDNHEAFVLTIMWSISHAYVTALEAINNQTAALERRLTRATRNAEIFRIMAYQKSLIRFKAALTQNAPILKMVENSPTLFNTPKHQALTTDIIVETKQAADMAATTNQILQQYSQLVSAVISNNLNDVMKVLTSLTIILTIPTIIGGIYGMNVHLPGANLVHAFSWLMLGTIILCILSIEYLKNHDYF from the coding sequence TTGTTGCAATACTTTTCAACTCATTCGGCTGGGTTAGTCATGACACCGAAACAGACCGCTCAAACGGATTGGATCAATATTGAACGTCCCACTGCTAGCGAAATCGATACTTTGGTTCAGAAATTTAACTTTCCACGTGATTATCTGACCGCGGTCCTCGACGACGCCGAAGTGTCACGAACTGAACAACTGAATCAAGCAACGCCGGACCAACCCGCTTTGATTGTGATGCAATTTCCGAAACTAACCACCAGTGACCTCGGTTACTTGGAATACCAGGTCTTTCCATTTGCCTTAATTCTCACCCCAACGGTCATTCTCACAATCAGCGATTACCCAGCTAGCTTTATTCAAGATTTCGTGCTGGCTCCAGCAGCATCACGCCTGAGCTTGGATAATCACGAAGCTTTTGTGCTAACAATTATGTGGTCGATTTCACACGCCTACGTGACGGCGTTAGAAGCAATCAACAATCAGACTGCGGCCTTAGAACGACGTTTAACACGGGCCACACGTAATGCCGAAATTTTCCGAATTATGGCTTATCAAAAATCTTTAATCCGATTTAAAGCGGCCTTAACTCAGAATGCCCCCATTTTAAAAATGGTCGAAAATTCACCAACTTTATTTAACACGCCTAAACACCAAGCCTTAACAACTGATATTATTGTTGAAACTAAGCAAGCAGCTGACATGGCTGCCACCACCAATCAGATTTTACAGCAGTATAGTCAATTAGTCAGTGCCGTTATTTCGAATAATCTAAATGATGTGATGAAAGTTTTAACTTCATTAACGATTATCTTAACTATCCCAACAATTATTGGTGGCATTTACGGCATGAACGTCCATTTACCAGGTGCTAACCTCGTTCACGCCTTTAGTTGGCTGATGTTAGGGACTATCATCTTATGCATTTTAAGTATCGAATACTTAAAAAATCATGACTATTTTTAA
- the rsmH gene encoding 16S rRNA (cytosine(1402)-N(4))-methyltransferase RsmH yields MAEFEHTTVLLEEAVAALAIKPTGVYVDCTLGGGGHSRRILEQLGPNGHLFSFDQDQTAIDYNQENLAAYLATDQVTFIKSNFANLKTELAARGITQVDGIVYDLGVSSPQFDNAERGFSYQHDAPLDMRMDQSAPLTAQIVVNTWPYADLVRIFYRYGEEKFSKQVARAIERARETAPIETTGELVELIKSAIPARARRTGGHPAKRVFQAIRIAVNNELGVLETSLEQAVDLIGVQGRVSVITFQSLEDRLVKTIFKEHSDLPELPPGLPVIPDDMQPDYRLVSRKPIVPSEAEITANRRARSARLRVIERLNKKHN; encoded by the coding sequence GTGGCAGAATTTGAACATACAACGGTGTTATTAGAAGAGGCCGTCGCGGCGTTAGCAATTAAGCCGACCGGCGTTTATGTCGACTGTACGTTGGGTGGCGGTGGTCATTCGCGGCGAATCTTAGAACAACTTGGACCAAACGGTCATTTATTTAGTTTTGACCAAGATCAAACGGCGATTGACTATAATCAAGAAAATCTGGCTGCTTACTTGGCAACTGATCAAGTAACCTTTATAAAAAGCAATTTTGCAAATTTAAAAACGGAATTAGCAGCTCGCGGTATTACCCAAGTTGATGGAATTGTGTATGATTTAGGGGTGTCATCACCCCAGTTTGATAACGCTGAACGAGGCTTTTCTTATCAGCATGATGCGCCTTTGGATATGCGGATGGATCAAAGTGCCCCGTTGACGGCGCAGATTGTGGTGAATACATGGCCTTATGCTGATTTGGTCCGAATCTTTTATCGGTATGGTGAAGAAAAGTTTTCTAAACAGGTGGCGCGCGCTATTGAGCGGGCCCGGGAAACGGCGCCAATCGAAACGACCGGTGAGTTGGTTGAGTTAATTAAAAGTGCGATTCCAGCGCGAGCCCGGCGAACGGGTGGTCATCCTGCCAAGCGAGTTTTTCAAGCGATTCGGATTGCTGTTAATAATGAATTAGGCGTACTAGAGACGTCCTTGGAACAAGCCGTTGACCTGATTGGTGTTCAAGGCCGTGTTAGTGTCATTACCTTTCAATCATTAGAAGATCGATTAGTAAAAACAATTTTTAAAGAGCATAGCGATTTGCCAGAATTGCCGCCAGGGTTACCAGTAATCCCAGACGACATGCAACCGGATTATCGACTAGTGAGTCGGAAGCCGATTGTGCCTAGTGAAGCTGAAATTACGGCTAATCGCCGGGCGCGTAGTGCTAGATTACGCGTGATTGAACGTTTAAATAAAAAACATAATTAG